A genome region from Nicotiana tabacum cultivar K326 chromosome 13, ASM71507v2, whole genome shotgun sequence includes the following:
- the LOC107818209 gene encoding chlorophyll a-b binding protein 6A, chloroplastic produces the protein MASNTLMSCGIAAVSPSVLSSSKSKFAAAVPVCLGAANANSRFSMSAEWMPGQPRPPYLDGSAPGDFGFDPLGLGEVPANLERYKESELIHCRWAMLAVPGILVPEALGLGNWVKAQEWAAIPGGQATYLGQPVPWGTLPTILAIEFLAIAFVEHQRSMEKDPEKKKYPGGAFDPLGYSKDPKKFEELKVKEVKNGRLALLAFVGFCVQQSAYPGTGPLENLATHLADPWHNNIGDVIIPKGILP, from the exons ATGGCTTCCAATACATTGATGAGCTGCGGAATTGCAGCAGTTTCCCCCTCTGTCCTCTCTTCTTCCAAGTCTAAATTTGCCGCCGCGGTGCCGGTGTGTTTAGGAGCAGCCAATGCCAACTCCCGGTTCAGCATGTCTGCCGAGTGGATGCCGGGCCAGCCCCGCCCTCCTTATCTTGACGGCTCTGCCCCCGG AGATTTTGGATTCGATCCACTTGGTCTAGGAGAAGTACCAGCGAACTTGGAGAGATACAAGGAGTCTGAACTCATTCACTGCAGATGGGCTATGCTTGCTGTG CCTGGAATCCTAGTACCAGAAGCATTGGGCCTGGGCAACTGGGTAAAGGCCCAAGAATGGGCTGCCATTCCCGGAGGGCAAGCTACATATTTGGGCCAACCCGTCCCATGGGGTACTCTTCCCACAATTTTGGCCATTGAATTCTTAGCCATTGCTTTTGTAGAGCACCAAAGAAGTATGGAGAAGGACCCTGAGAAGAAGAAGTACCCTGGTGGTGCTTTTGACCCATTGGGTTACTCTAAGGACCCAAAAAAGTTTGAAGAACTCAAAGTCAaggaagtcaaaaatg GTCGCCTTGCCTTGTTGGCTTTCGTCGGGTTCTGCGTTCAACAATCAGCATACCCTGGAACAGGACCATTGGAGAACTTAGCAACTCACTTGGCTGATCCATGGCACAACAACATTGGAGATGTCATTATCCCTAAAGGCATTTTGCCTTGA